The Ralstonia pickettii genome has a segment encoding these proteins:
- a CDS encoding HepT-like ribonuclease domain-containing protein: protein MSENRLPDYLDHIQQAATDARSFVEGMAKDDFLADKRTQQAVIMSLIVIGEAATKVMDGYVEFTQAHADVPWRSMRNMRNRMAHGYFDINLDVVWETVQEWLPALLQQLPAVRQDADDEDRNDKGMEP, encoded by the coding sequence ATGAGCGAGAACCGCCTGCCCGATTACCTCGACCACATTCAGCAGGCCGCAACCGATGCGCGCAGCTTCGTGGAAGGGATGGCCAAGGACGACTTCTTGGCCGACAAGCGCACCCAGCAGGCCGTCATCATGAGCCTGATCGTCATCGGCGAGGCGGCCACAAAGGTGATGGATGGCTACGTCGAGTTCACCCAGGCGCATGCCGACGTGCCGTGGCGCAGCATGCGCAATATGCGTAATCGCATGGCTCACGGCTATTTCGACATCAACCTCGATGTGGTGTGGGAGACGGTACAGGAATGGCTGCCGGCGTTGCTCCAGCAATTGCCCGCCGTGCGTCAGGATGCCGACGATGAAGACCGTAACGACAAAGGCATGGAGCCATGA
- a CDS encoding cupin domain-containing protein yields MTVESRIFSVAEYVQPSEGEPIRSVVLETRDSIIVVWHVHPGQEIAAHIHPHGQDTWTVLSGMADYFQGNGIVRALREGEIAVARPGQVHGARNTGTEPFVFVSVVASANAGFVLAER; encoded by the coding sequence ATGACTGTTGAATCGAGAATATTTTCTGTAGCCGAGTATGTTCAGCCGTCCGAAGGCGAGCCTATTCGTTCCGTTGTGCTTGAAACCCGAGACTCAATTATCGTGGTTTGGCATGTCCATCCCGGGCAGGAAATTGCGGCTCACATTCATCCTCACGGCCAAGACACGTGGACTGTTTTGTCGGGAATGGCTGATTACTTTCAGGGCAATGGGATTGTTCGTGCCCTCAGGGAAGGTGAGATAGCCGTGGCAAGACCGGGCCAAGTGCACGGGGCGCGAAATACAGGTACCGAGCCATTTGTGTTCGTCTCGGTTGTGGCATCAGCCAATGCCGGTTTCGTATTGGCTGAGCGATAG
- a CDS encoding recombinase family protein, which yields MLIGYARVSTQDQNLELQREALSKAGCKKVFEDKVSGTRADRPGLAKTLEMLREGDTLVVWKLDRLGRSVKQLVDLVGDLHKHGVQFRSLTDSIDTGTPSGRFFFHVMASLAEMERELTVERTRAGLEVAKQLGRKGGRKPKMTDSKIESAKKLLASGVPPKDVAKNLGVSIPTLYRWVPASTHA from the coding sequence ATGTTGATTGGCTATGCGCGCGTCTCGACGCAGGATCAGAACCTGGAGCTGCAACGCGAAGCCTTGAGCAAGGCCGGATGTAAAAAGGTCTTCGAGGACAAGGTGAGTGGCACGCGGGCAGACCGGCCTGGCTTGGCCAAGACGCTCGAAATGCTGCGCGAAGGCGATACTTTGGTCGTCTGGAAGCTCGACCGGCTGGGCCGGTCGGTCAAGCAACTGGTCGATCTGGTCGGCGATCTGCACAAGCACGGTGTCCAGTTCAGGAGCCTCACCGACTCCATCGACACCGGCACACCATCCGGGCGGTTCTTCTTCCACGTCATGGCGAGCCTTGCCGAAATGGAGCGCGAGCTGACCGTCGAGCGCACCCGCGCCGGGCTGGAAGTCGCCAAGCAGCTCGGCCGCAAAGGCGGCCGCAAGCCGAAGATGACCGACAGCAAGATCGAGTCGGCCAAGAAGCTGCTGGCCAGCGGGGTGCCGCCCAAGGACGTGGCCAAGAACCTCGGCGTGTCCATTCCGACGCTGTACCGCTGGGTGCCAGCCTCCACGCACGCTTAG
- a CDS encoding YncE family protein — protein sequence MDTKTKGVLATISNIRHVHGTLAVPELDRVYASATGTDEIVAIDAATLRIVARIPGGIYPDGVAYAPELGKLYVSDETGNTETVIDARTSQRITTIALGGAVGNTQYDPVSKHILVNVQGRGILAEIDPRTDQVVDRIPLPGAEGNHGLLIVPKLRLAFIACEGDSRLLVLSLNTRQVVASFGVGQTPDVVAYDAALGWLYVASESGVLTIFKGSSQKTENKAR from the coding sequence GTGGACACCAAAACCAAAGGGGTGCTGGCCACGATCAGCAACATCCGTCATGTCCATGGCACGTTGGCCGTTCCGGAGCTCGACCGTGTGTATGCCTCCGCGACGGGGACCGACGAAATCGTGGCAATCGACGCCGCGACGCTGAGAATCGTCGCCCGTATTCCGGGAGGCATCTATCCTGACGGCGTCGCCTACGCCCCGGAACTCGGCAAGCTGTATGTTTCCGATGAGACCGGTAACACGGAAACGGTAATTGATGCCCGCACCAGCCAGCGAATAACGACGATCGCGCTGGGCGGCGCCGTTGGGAACACGCAGTATGACCCGGTTTCGAAGCACATCCTCGTCAACGTCCAGGGACGGGGGATCTTGGCCGAGATCGACCCGCGCACCGATCAAGTCGTGGATCGCATCCCATTGCCCGGTGCCGAAGGAAACCATGGGCTGCTGATCGTGCCCAAGCTGCGACTGGCGTTTATCGCGTGCGAGGGCGACAGTCGCTTGCTGGTGTTGAGCCTGAACACCAGACAGGTGGTTGCAAGCTTCGGGGTTGGACAGACGCCCGACGTCGTGGCCTACGACGCGGCGCTCGGATGGTTGTATGTCGCTAGCGAATCCGGCGTCTTGACGATCTTTAAGGGGTCGTCTCAGAAAACGGAAAATAAAGCACGCTAA
- a CDS encoding DUF1259 domain-containing protein, producing the protein MALRTPIALALAATVSVCAIAHAASPAQRAALDTARIEQVTGLKGSFSERENVFKVSKPRNDVPIQVDGVAMPPFMGLTSWAAFTPAHDGHAMLMGDTVLFEDEVNPAMSAALDAGLEVTALHNHFFFDRPRVYFMHIGGMGDPAELAAGVKKVYDKIAEIRAANPAPGTAFPGKIASENKITPAPLDAIFGTKGQASNGMFKVVIGAKGTMHGVSFGNEMGLNTWAAFAGTDDEAVVDGDFAMREDELQPVLKSMRADGINIVAIHQHMTHEQPRYMFLHYWGKGKAVDLAKGVKKALDAQASVHKSVMR; encoded by the coding sequence ATGGCTTTGCGAACACCGATTGCTCTTGCCCTGGCTGCAACCGTCAGCGTCTGTGCCATCGCCCACGCGGCGTCGCCCGCGCAGCGAGCCGCCCTGGATACCGCTCGCATCGAACAGGTCACCGGCCTGAAGGGCAGCTTCTCCGAGCGGGAGAACGTCTTCAAGGTGTCGAAGCCGCGCAACGATGTCCCCATCCAAGTGGACGGCGTGGCCATGCCGCCCTTCATGGGACTGACCTCCTGGGCGGCGTTCACGCCAGCCCATGACGGCCACGCCATGCTGATGGGCGACACCGTGCTCTTCGAGGATGAGGTGAACCCGGCCATGAGCGCGGCACTCGACGCCGGGCTGGAGGTCACGGCACTGCACAACCACTTCTTCTTCGACCGGCCTCGGGTGTATTTCATGCATATCGGCGGCATGGGCGACCCGGCCGAACTCGCCGCTGGCGTAAAGAAGGTCTACGACAAAATCGCCGAGATTCGTGCGGCGAACCCAGCTCCCGGGACGGCGTTTCCCGGCAAGATCGCCAGCGAGAACAAGATCACGCCGGCGCCCTTGGACGCCATTTTTGGGACGAAGGGGCAAGCCAGCAATGGCATGTTCAAGGTCGTGATCGGTGCCAAGGGCACCATGCACGGTGTGTCCTTCGGCAATGAAATGGGGCTGAACACCTGGGCCGCGTTTGCCGGCACCGATGACGAGGCCGTGGTGGATGGTGACTTCGCGATGCGCGAAGACGAGCTGCAGCCCGTGCTGAAGTCGATGCGGGCCGATGGCATCAACATCGTGGCCATTCACCAGCACATGACGCACGAGCAGCCGCGCTACATGTTCCTGCACTACTGGGGCAAGGGCAAAGCGGTCGACCTGGCAAAGGGCGTGAAGAAAGCCCTGGACGCGCAGGCCAGCGTGCACAAATCAGTGATGCGGTGA
- a CDS encoding MFS transporter, which translates to MTEAVHHGLASAVAATRGRLTRWLLPSGVDAGAWFILVGRALRGFCDGYIAVLLPAYLLALGLTQWAVGLVSSATLIGSALATILVGMLGSRFAPRRLLMLAAALMAATGVGFAGLSDLWPLLAIAFVGTLNPSSGDVSVFLPLEQARLAESALPDARTALFARYSLIGAFSAAIGALAAALPGWLATHSGLSFLAAMRAMFFVYALIGVALWVLYARLPLHQPQSGGAATPLGPSRGIVIRLALLFSVDAFAGGLVVNALLSLWLMQRFGLSPGAAGQFFFFAGLLTTASQLVAVPLARKIGLLNTMVFTHIPSSLCLIAAAFAPSLALTLGLLLVRSALSQMDVPTRTAYVMAVVTPPERTAAASLTSVPRSLAAAISPTLASAMLAAGWIGAPLVACGVLKIVYDLAILRGFRRVEPLN; encoded by the coding sequence ATGACTGAGGCTGTACATCACGGCCTGGCATCTGCCGTGGCCGCCACCCGGGGCCGGCTCACACGCTGGCTTCTGCCGTCGGGCGTTGATGCAGGTGCCTGGTTCATCCTTGTCGGCCGGGCACTGCGCGGTTTTTGCGACGGCTACATCGCCGTGCTGTTGCCGGCATACCTGCTGGCGCTCGGGCTCACCCAGTGGGCCGTCGGGCTCGTTAGCAGCGCCACGCTGATCGGCTCGGCGCTGGCAACGATTCTGGTCGGCATGCTCGGCAGTCGCTTTGCGCCGCGCCGCCTCCTGATGCTGGCGGCCGCCTTGATGGCGGCGACCGGCGTGGGCTTTGCCGGGCTCTCCGATCTCTGGCCGCTGCTGGCCATCGCCTTTGTCGGCACGCTCAACCCCAGTTCAGGCGATGTCAGTGTGTTCCTCCCGCTGGAGCAGGCGCGTCTGGCGGAATCGGCTTTGCCCGATGCCCGTACCGCGCTCTTCGCCCGCTACAGCCTGATCGGGGCGTTTTCCGCCGCCATCGGTGCCTTGGCCGCAGCCCTGCCTGGCTGGCTCGCTACGCATAGCGGCCTGTCTTTCCTGGCGGCGATGCGAGCGATGTTCTTCGTCTACGCATTGATCGGTGTCGCACTCTGGGTGCTCTATGCGCGTCTGCCTCTGCATCAGCCGCAATCAGGCGGGGCTGCAACTCCACTGGGGCCTTCGCGCGGCATCGTGATCCGGCTGGCGCTGCTTTTCAGCGTGGATGCGTTTGCGGGCGGCCTGGTGGTCAACGCACTGCTATCGCTGTGGCTGATGCAGCGTTTTGGCCTTTCGCCCGGGGCCGCAGGCCAGTTCTTCTTCTTTGCGGGGCTGCTGACGACGGCGTCCCAGCTCGTCGCCGTGCCCCTCGCGCGCAAGATCGGCTTGCTCAACACGATGGTGTTCACGCATATCCCGTCCAGCCTCTGCCTGATCGCGGCGGCGTTCGCGCCGTCGCTGGCCTTGACCCTGGGGCTGCTGCTCGTGCGCAGCGCGCTCTCCCAAATGGATGTGCCGACCCGAACGGCCTACGTGATGGCGGTGGTGACGCCGCCCGAGCGCACCGCCGCGGCAAGCCTGACCTCGGTTCCCAGAAGCCTGGCCGCTGCCATCAGCCCGACACTGGCCAGCGCGATGCTCGCCGCCGGCTGGATTGGCGCACCGTTGGTGGCCTGCGGCGTCCTGAAAATTGTCTACGACCTCGCCATCCTGCGCGGATTTCGGCGCGTCGAACCGCTCAACTGA
- a CDS encoding family 16 glycoside hydrolase → MKRTLLMPWLLLLAMPATGETILFTQDKPGALPAGWVAGVTGHGTPRWTVEADAAGTNVLKQSGSGDFPWCVKQGTAVADGFVEVKFKPVAGHEDQAGGVVWRWKDGNDYYVARANALENNVSLYYTTGGHRHTLRYQDAPVAAQAWHTLRVEFAGDRIQVSLDGKRYIDVTDDHIRGTGAVGVWTKADSVTLFDAFSYGTTAK, encoded by the coding sequence ATGAAGCGGACCCTGCTGATGCCTTGGCTGCTGTTGTTGGCCATGCCGGCGACAGGAGAAACGATCCTGTTCACCCAGGACAAGCCTGGCGCATTGCCTGCGGGATGGGTGGCTGGCGTCACCGGCCACGGCACGCCCAGATGGACCGTTGAGGCGGACGCTGCCGGCACCAACGTGCTCAAGCAGTCTGGCTCCGGCGATTTCCCGTGGTGCGTGAAACAGGGTACCGCCGTCGCCGACGGGTTCGTCGAGGTGAAGTTCAAGCCTGTCGCTGGTCATGAAGATCAGGCCGGGGGCGTCGTCTGGCGCTGGAAGGACGGCAACGATTACTACGTCGCGCGCGCGAACGCGCTGGAGAACAACGTCTCGCTGTACTACACGACGGGTGGTCACCGGCACACGCTTCGCTACCAGGATGCGCCGGTTGCCGCGCAGGCCTGGCATACGTTGCGGGTGGAATTCGCGGGCGATCGCATTCAGGTATCGCTGGATGGCAAGCGCTACATCGACGTGACGGACGATCACATCCGCGGTACCGGCGCGGTTGGGGTCTGGACCAAGGCCGACAGCGTGACCCTGTTCGACGCGTTCTCGTACGGCACCACCGCGAAGTAA
- a CDS encoding chromate resistance protein ChrB domain-containing protein, producing the protein MQWITRERPKIDRIACPWLIARFIDETPEFLYVPSGDVVRIANERGAIPYDIPGVELTHVGELCSFDAFLNKYRLGQDAALQQLARIVRGADTSRLDLTPQSSGLYAISLGLSQVYADDHEMLEHGLVMYDALYAWCQRCQAETHKWPPKMPA; encoded by the coding sequence ATGCAGTGGATTACGCGCGAGCGCCCCAAGATCGATCGCATTGCCTGTCCCTGGCTGATCGCCCGCTTCATCGATGAGACGCCGGAGTTCCTCTATGTACCGTCGGGCGATGTGGTGCGCATCGCCAACGAACGTGGTGCGATTCCGTACGACATCCCTGGTGTGGAGCTTACGCATGTCGGCGAGCTGTGCAGCTTCGACGCCTTCCTCAACAAGTACCGCCTCGGCCAGGACGCCGCGCTGCAGCAGTTGGCCCGCATCGTGCGCGGCGCGGATACGTCGCGGCTGGACCTGACGCCGCAGTCCAGCGGGCTGTATGCCATCTCGCTCGGACTCTCGCAGGTGTATGCCGACGACCACGAGATGCTGGAGCACGGGCTGGTGATGTACGACGCCCTCTATGCGTGGTGCCAACGCTGCCAGGCCGAGACGCACAAGTGGCCTCCCAAGATGCCGGCCTGA